atcaaaaataaaaataattaccgtGTAAATATCCACTTCGGATTCTTTATTCCTGACAATGATTGGTTTACTTTGCGAGGGTTTTTCACTCATTGCAAGACGGTTTGAAcgctttttcaaaaatattaagcggacataaaataaataaataaacaaacgagaaattataaacaaatggtACTATTCTCGAATGATGATTTCAAGCAAATGCGCAGAGTTATAGTTTGTACCTTGTAAATACCTAATTCTTACCTAACATTAACAACTTCAAGAAGAAAAAGGAAttagcataaatattaaatacataaaatgcaTCACGaatcacgatattataataaactcaaATAAAGCAAAACGGTACGAAACACTATCGCCTTCGCTTATGGCTCATTGTATCATCTACGGACTTCAAATAAACGATAAATTAACATAAcctaaaaaaattcaactattACCACTATCACAGTATCCCCCAATaccacataacaataataaataataatacctaatatccTGTGGAATCACCCGATCACGgacttaagtaggtatatagtaggcTATAGTAGTATCTACAGTAGTgggtatattatcttaattcgtggaTACAGTATAGATCAGCGTTTCCCAAACCATAGTTGCGAAATTTTTTTGATGGGTCGCGACTTGTGGTTACGATTACgcttatttcagtatttttgtatttttttataatttattttattcatttattatgtatttattatcaagtattgtattttataaaaattcaatgataaaatgaataataataaaaatattatttatttatgacatacttgattttttttttagcagggGGTcgctaaaatagttatcctaggtttttaatatgtaatttcgtccaaatttgtacttaaaatgactataaaaataaactgtttaaatgtatattttggattttttggtaacagaattaattacttacgtggaatcttgttttaatttttaattcttagatacaaaattgaacattttataaatttttaagtacaaaataatttttaaattaaaatttgataatttNNNNNNNNNNNNNNNNNNNNNNNNNNNNNNNNNNNNNNNNNNNNNNNNNNNNNNNNNNaacattttataaatttttaactacaaaataatttttcaaattaaaatttgataaattttgtcaaaatttgatctttaaatgcttataaaaaaaaattgtgcctatgtatttttaatattttttaactgatattgtaacaatatatcaggagccttgcattaaattttcacgcatttttaccaaacaaataaaattttattgatatttatagaaaactttaaaactgaaaatgtccgtaaacagctcaaaaagagtcaaaatattttcaaaattgtatggtgtataagaaatgctaatataaacattcagtaaaattttcatgtatctacagtcatttgtttttgaattacaacaaaataaggaaatcgctacatgagaaatcgagtgaatatccattgttgtaaaaatttgaatttcaaacgatcataaaaatttaatttggttttcttatagacattttttttgataaatgtagaaaatcttataaggaatcttgtattacattttcatatcttagatttaaaaagaaaaatttttatgaatttctaactcgtaataatttgcaaattttcgtgatttttccatattttgtcattttttgaactttaaatgcttataaaaaaaaactgtgactaacgatttttaatatttttcatctgcctttgaaacaatatactaggagccttctattaaattttcaagcttttttatccaacaaataattgatatttttagaaaaaaatttggacctttggatattattaaattataatattataataattaattaaaaacattttatacttacgaCGTTTTTTAGTAGATTTATAGAAGTTAAGCTACAAAATgttctattaattaaaataagttactatttagtatattttactaattagtaattactaataccCATTAGCCAATAGACAACTttagaaggtacctatataaattataaagtataaattaatcataccATTTTCTTTCCCCGGAGAAATAGTTAATAGAAGAACAAAGTCTCTccccagaatcgtttttttactGACGATGCTCATTCAATAGGTAattcattggattcaaattaaatctaacataatattattatctattacttAACGACGATTAATCGAAATCTACTTAATATCTACCATATAGTAATTGCCAATAATTAACAATAGTTGTAGATCGACTTGCACTTTTTTATAagctatattaatttatattttatacctagttcTCGATTATAGCACCTATACCATCTATTGTTCTATGATACCACAGAGCCACAGAGGCATCGAATAACTATATATGTATGCCTGTATGACTGTAGCCTGTATAGCATGTTCATGCCTTCATGACTCACAATATGANNNNNNNNNNNNNNNNNNNNNNNNNNNNNNNNNNNNNNNNNNNNNNNNNNNNNNNNNNNNNNNNNNNNNNNNNNNNNNNNNNNNNNNNNNNNNNNNNNNNNNNNNNNNNNNNNNNNNNNNNNNNNNNNNNNNNNNNNNNNNNNNNNNNNNNNNNNNNNNNNNNNNNNNNNNNNNNNNNNNNNNNNNNNNNNNNNNNNCCCCCCCGGATCCGCCACTGTAATTTGATGTGCTAGTAAAAGTtctgtataatactataggtcacgaactaagatatatctTCGTGTTATAGATACAACTACACGTACGCAGCCTTGCCGCCGTGGTATGAACTATGAAGTATGAACAAATgaacaaatatgaaaaatgaaaatgaaacgcttatcagttatcacgcTTATCATTAAAGTTTTTGCCCACACTACGTCGTCGTCTTTATCATCGCAGTTATATCGAAATGGTACGATCATTTACTGAACAGCGATTCggttaaatattaactattaagtactcGGAATAAAATCtttgataattgataggtaCAACTCGGCACTCGCGTCTCACTACGCTCTGTGACGATGACCAAGGTGCTCAATCGATGCATTGTAGGCAATTATAAATTTCGTAATTAATTGTGCTGTCTGTCGTATTAAGGCCTTGGATTGTTGAACTTCGCGGGAAAATCGTCAAGAAAACGCACCTGTTGTAGTGTTGTCACTTCGCCACTAACTGCTGAAGTATCAAAGTTTGGAGTTCGAAAATAATGTGCTCAAGTGATCTCTAGAACCGCTCACCCTCCACCAAAGTCTTCAAATAACTCTCATCTGAAATGGACTCGATTGGCTCGATGGATCCGTTGGACCTGCCAGAGGATTTGGATTTTGCAGATTTTGATGGTGAGTTCAGTAAACCATCCTAATTTCTAAAACATTGTGTttgttaaacttttttatcTTACCACTGTTTACttgtttcaatttttgtattttcatatttgtaGAGCTCTTGAACAAGTACAATGAGAAAATGCCTGAAGTTGACACAAAACTGTTCACCGGTGATAGCATTTTGACAGAGTTTGATGATCCAATGAGTGAATCCACATTATTGGATTTTCCACCACTTGATCTTTCTCTAATTGAACCGGATATCCAAATGTCACCTCCACAAGATACTGTTTCTAACGTTATTGATACTCCAATGATTTCACCTTCTGCCATGCTTAAACCATGCCCTAAAGCACCTCCTTTGATTAAACCTAATCGTAAAGTCATTCAAAAGCCAATCcaaccaaattatattatagaacaaaatgttaataaaaaaataaggtacATTCAAAAACCTGGAATGCATACTCTCCTTCCAGTTAAAAGTGTTGGACAGATTCACTTACCATCTGATCAAATGaaacaagtaggtatattaaattaatcaaaacaaatttaagtaattaaattgaattatttgtttataggttttttttaatgcacCACTAAACGCATCACCTACAATggtatatacatcaacaaatgGTCAaccaattatattaaacaataccgCATTTGTTACCACaggtaaaatacaatatatgtttTCTATAAAGGTaggtgttaaattaatatttattagatttttatggTTTCAGGTATACCAGTTATGATTGATTCAGATATgtcatctaataataatattgacgttGTGTCGATGAAAGATGAGAAACCAAAAAGTTCACATAATGTTATTGAAAGAAGATATCGTACaagtattaatgataaaataatggaatTAAAAGATATGATTCTTGGAACTGAAGctaaggtattttaatattacaaaatgtaaacattaatttttattttatatataaatattatgttatatttgtttagCTTAATAAATCTGCTATACTTAAAAAAgctatagattatattaaatatttggaaatggctaatgaaaaattaaaagatgaaaacaaaatgttcaaattaaatatttcgaaaaacCTAGATCAAAGTCCATCTACTTTATTACAAGAAGAATACAATAACCCTGGCTCACTCACACCACCGCAATCATATATTTCCGTATCTTCACCAGAAAGATCAGAAGGCGCCTCATCACCTGAGATTGTAATGAGTTCTCATACAATATtggtatgacatattatattatattctataacatAATCACTGCCTATGTACTTATATAGTGAAAcccttttttttccgattataGACCAATAAATCTGGCAAGAAAGGTATGGCTGATCATTCAAGATTAGTGCTTTGCGTGTTCATGTTTGTGGTTGTTGCATTTAATCCTTTTGGAAATTTATTGCCAAATAGCAATATATCACATTCTGAATCTTGGGCAGAAAAGGTTGATGgtagaacaattttaaatgctagaacaggtaattattatttaactttattagtgttgggtagtaacataacaattaatgaGTAAAATAcctttattagtttattactttttaagcACTGTGGTCtgttatttatgataaatttataactaatttttaagaTCCTGAAATGGATGATGGAACATATCAAAGTTATGCTTTTAGTCTGTTTATATGGACATTGAATATTCTTATGATGATCATAAGTCTAACCTGTCTTCTTATTAGTGATCCAATGATATATTCGGATTCAGAAGCATACCAGGAATATATGCGAATGAGAAAACAAGCTGAAGATAACTTGATAAAGgttagtgaaaaatatttttgttattttaatagctcattgttttaaacaaatccAGGGAAACAGAAAAATGGCAGTTCTTGAGCTCTCTAGATGTTTGGACATTTTTGGTCGGCCAATTTTAACAAGTCGTAAGAAACTTTGGGCTTCATTAATCTGGCAAATTATCAGGCAATTTTTACATCAATTTAAAGTGGTTGTACTTTTGAAAAAATGGAATAAtgctgtatttaaaaatgtgtatgatacaaaattaaataaacaaagtaaaatacctaagtaattaattttgtttacttCAATAGGACCAACAAGTATGAAACTTTAAATACAGCTAAACAACTCAGTGAAATTTATCATTTACTGCATAAACTGTATTTAATTAGTGAAACTGATTGGCCAATACCTAATGCTCATTGGGGTATTGGTTTATACTTAGGACTTAGTTCAATTAATATGGCTGAAGCAGCTGGACAACAAATAATTTCAGTAGAAATTTTTGTGCAACTATATTCGACAATTGCTCTTAATTTCAAAACTATCATATTTAAAGGTGCTGGATTTTTTACCAGGTTGGTTGTAAACACtaacgtattataaaaaaaatttttatacaacCTATTTAATACAAATGTTTGTTCCAAaggtattatttacataaagcACAAACCCAAGTGCTGAATTACAATAGATTACCAGCAAATTTGAATTGGCTTACAACTGATCATGGATTTCGATTTTTCATTGATCACAATTGGGTTTTTACTCCGAGTAATGCTACATCGTCATTCACTTCACTCTCAGACTGTAATGATCCATTATCTCATCTAACCAGAGTATGTAATtggaatttcttatttttttgttaaaatataatgccTTCTTTTCTTTAGTCTTTCAGAGAAACTACCTTAGAAAAGGCTTTACAGACTTTAATATCACCAGGAACAAGACAAATTGTACAAGCTGTAGGTCATACCAAACAACCAACTGTAACTTCAGATGTTTTGCTATATGTACAGCGCATTGTAGaatctaatttaattacaaagaaACCTAGGATAATTGGAAGCTCAGAAGTTAATGGTAAGACCTAATtgctgaaattgaaaattaaaatttttaatattttgttatattttcagTAGTAGAGGATGAGAAAGTAGCATGGTGGGGAGCCATATTTGCTGCTGGAACTTATTGGATATTAGGTGAAGATAATGGTATAGATTTGCTCGATAAACATATCTCCAATGTTCCTCCAAGTTTATTAGTTGATCCATTGGCGCAAGCTGTATTAGCTGCTTATgagtattaatttttgtaatgtggtaataattataatttattaatgtcaatatttgttttcagaTGTCGAAATAAAGTCCAAACAATGAAACCTAGAATTTTAGAACACCATTGTCATGAAgctagtaaaatattatcagaaactttaattttattgcaAACCAATAAGCCCCAACCAATTGTTATAGTAAGtctagtttttaaaattgtttaaaattatgaaaacttataaaaccattttttttcaactagatGACATTGTTATTAGCTTGCGACTGGTTATTAGAAACAAGAATGCTGTCTTGGCAAGAAGAGTGTAAGAAAATGCCTGCAGGCTATGtcaatttggaatttttaaacttaaaaagcTTCCAAGAAGATTTAACTTCCTTacgaaaaattgcaaaatttgTCCcagtaagtaatttttatttattttatgactttTAGTATATGTTGTTATTATCACACCAGTCACTAATGTTCAGTCATTTGAACCTCGCAAGGTATATATTTACGCAGGGACGTATCCTGAGGGGGCGATTGCTCCATCTGATCTCAAAATTGTTATCATTCATGTGGCACACTTTTGGGTGGCTAGCCTCAAACTCCCTTATTTGCATCTAGAGTACCACCACTATTTTAGGAAAAATTAGTTGACCTGAAAAATGTAAAGTATTAGTCTTACTGGTCCtacatattttcttaaaacaaatattttgtgtttatattgaattaaaaagtgATAATTATAGATGATATCATGACTgaagataataattaagtagTTGCTGTGCTGATCAATGATCACCATTCAAAAATTCTAGACGTGGTTTGTTGCCTGTAtagaaatatatgtattaaaacaatttaatttaaactactGATAACACTTCCTGtataataaattcatgtttCTCCTTAGCTAATGCTGATCTTGTACTGACTATGTCTAGTTCTGTTGAaacagaatattaatttttaattcatagttGTTACCTATATCTTATCTTATTgattaaatgtttaacaaaatatgaaaaatatttataagattgTAAAATTTGTAGTTTGCTACTGCCAAAGTATTCTTATATGAAGCAACTGCCCGGTTAATGGCTGGAGCTTCACCAACAAAAACCCAACAACTATTTGATCGCAGCTTAAGAAACAGATCAACACGGCATTTTGTTATTTGCACTAAAGGTAAGAATCtaggataataattttttttataaataaacttaaaagaaAGTTCacataccatttttatttttataggtaaaggTGAACAAAGCACAGTTGGTTTAAGGGAGCATGCAACTGCGTTATTTATGGCGTGTAAACATTTACCTATGTCTCTTCTATCACCACCTGGCATAAGAGCAGGTATGTTAGCCGAGGCAGCGCGTACATTAGAAAAAATTGGTGATCGGAAAAATCTTATGCAGTGttacaaattattgaaatcaATTACTACCAATTCATCAGTCACagattaattttgtttctattaatagtgttaatgtttgtttatagaATTTATTGTTGTAGTCTTAAAATTTTCCTAAATGTTTTTTCACttgcttttttaataataaaatacaagattCAAcctgtaaataaattgaaaataaatataccttacCACCTAAACTACAACTTTAtggtgtaaataattaattaattaattgtttttttaacagttgctaaggtaatttttttaaaaaaaatatttggtattatatGCTTGGCAGTTTGCAATAGATGGTCCAAGGTCAGAATTTTCATCaaacacaaattataatgattagtaTAACATATCTAAATATGAAGCATTGATTTAACTTGTAGTctaaacataaaacaattaacaaaaatgccattatgacaaatatatttaattacgataattaattttttaatgtgatttttttttaaatttttataaataaaattaaaactatagtaTTTACAATAGATTTTAAAGATGTCaggtttttgaaataataaatataataaaataattttcatcgtagtctatataaatattacatggtacaaagtgtttttttttttgttttttaaactgttattaaaactattttatacgcTGTTATTACCAAAAACCccaaaaaattagtattattgtacaatagttTATATCTTTTAACATAAGGATCGGTGAATGCTATGCTTTGTGGCCGGAATGCTGCGATTTTGGCTGTGAGCTGTTCATAACCACCATCGCACTCGGCTTGACTATAAGGTGGCCATTTGACAGTGGTGGTAATTGCTGATTTGGAATTGTCACTGCCtataaaagaaaatgaaaaaaaaagaaaatcttcattaattaagttttgaacaaaactagttaattttacatttagtgCTTGAATTGAGAGGATGGTCCTTttcctttttaaaaaatatttgtgccaCCTATTCTTATCCTAATCAATAaaagacatttaaatattaaggtgcacacattttttttttaacttttgcattttttaaaaatgtattcccaATTCAAGCACTGAATACATTACAAATTTTGAGAGAATAAAATAACAGAAGAATGATTTGAGATGCTTTGCTTGCCACATGTATATgaactacaattattttaatattaatatttaaaattttcatgaaatttataaaaattacaacactatataaataactaaagaaataaatttagtaagtaATAAACCCCTAAATATATTTCgagtcacaatttttttggtTATGCAGTATAATGTACATACCTTAGAAGAAGCTGTAGATAGTACTAGATGAGCTGGAGCAGAATTAGTATGGTGATGAGTTAGGAGTAACGGCCGAGTTATGACATGATTTGGAGTTGGTTGTCCTCTGTTCACAACTAGAGTGCACAAATTGtgggacaaaaaaataatacataagtatGAGGCTTGTGACATTGTATGTGATTTACAAagttaagatattatttaccTGACGTTTGTGCCGCTATGATATTATTCTGCAACAGTCTGATTGGTGCGGACGTTGTGTTGTTGGAATGATCGATCACACTGGTGCCAATCTTTATGCCTGGCCAAAAGAACCGATATTAAAACACCGCATACCATCGTTaagtatgtacaaaataatgtatccAACACCGGTCATTGCTGCATACCTGCAAGAGACATTTTGGAACGATTGGGCGTAAGTTTTGGGTCACCGTATAAAGTAAACGAGCCATTTGACACCTTGGTCAACACTGCCTGAGTAGTGCCATCGTGTTGATCtgtaatatacaaattagtCGCGATCATTAGGATTGACAGTCAATCGGACAGGCTTGAAAGACTCTTTATAAATACCCCGAGGGAGCTTATTATATAACACCTTGGAGTTGGCGGAGGGAAATCATAGAAGACTATACGTAATGTTATACTTGacagaaaataaattgtttattaaccTATATAGTTAATCTCGGGAGTGCTATAATTCATTTAGATGAGCTCACTACTCACCCTTATATAAGAGGAGATGTGGTGGTCTAAACCCCCaaaggggttttttttttttgacagtataaatacctatttaacgaaaatttttcgtacctacatagtttaatattacttaataggTTTGATATTTTCAAAGATCTGTCCTCTTTCCTCAATCAAAAGTGATGTATAACACGCCACTGTAATTTCACCCAAACACAGGTTCGTGGGTGTGGAGTTAGGTTGGGTTACTAAATCTGGATTATATGAAAAAAGGTTATGGCTGTACGACtctaggaaaaaaaatcaatcaaaaaaaactttagaaaaattaatataagcaaTACTTATATAGCTAATTATATTCTGTAAaccaagtacctactacctatcaCTCAGAGTTGTCTGTTCAGAAATCTGAACTAAATAAATTGCCAAAGCGGttgattttctaatatttaaattgaattctcCAATACTATGTAAtcataaaatagaaaacagTACGTCTAAGCGGGTGGGTATAAtacttttatgtataataataaaattatataatatacgtggtACTTACTGAGAGCATCTTTGTGATGGACAAACGTGAGGGTTTGCTGTTGCAAAGAGTTCGGTGGTAACGAGGACGAGTTTCTGGTCTGAGGAACTATGTGAATTGTACTCCCCATCATTGGAGACGTGCTTACGACCTGCACCTGATGGGGAATAATGTCGGAGACGAACGGCAGCGTGGGCGGGGAGGAACTGGACAGCGATGATGTACTACTGTACAGAGCACTGAGTTTGCTGTCGTCCGCGTCGCTAGTAACCATGCTAGCGTCCCTTTCCGTCTCGAAATCTCCGTTTATACTTGTGGCTGCTACTGCGGGAAAACGTTGAGATGTTAATAACGAATAAAAgcattaagaaataataataataataataataggtaatcacAAATTGAATATCGTTTGTTCGGTTACGCGCAGAAGAGGTTGGAAGTCTTTTGATcggcttatattttaatatataccagGAGGATGCATAACCAAGAATGCTCACccctattttttcttttagtaattaatttattcaaattctgatcattggtatttttaaatatactcaaagacAAAAgaccatattatgatatttaattttattgttaaaaatttcaaaaatcagattgtgaataattgcattattgaagaaataagTCGTGATGACTGGGTGCCTATAGCAAGCTATGTTTGGCGTGAATCGCCCTGTACATAATGATACAACATCATAGACTATAATATCAACCACCAATGAAAAGCGACAGAATAATAACGCGAAAACTGACAAATTATACGACAAACACATTGATGCTGCAATCGTCGTCGTGACGGTCAGGTGTTGGTGTGGGAGGGGGGAGGGGCACACTTACTAGTGGCCTTCCTGGTCATCACGTCGGGCGGCAAGTCCGGCAATAGCTTGCTGAAATCGATGTGATCCCATTTGGCGGCTAGTTCTTTCTTGAGAGACGCGTGCCTCTGTTGAGCCCAAATCTTTTCTCTGGCCAGTCTTTCCATCTCGTGCTCCAGCTCTCTTTCTCGACGCCTCAACACCTGCACCAACACAAGCAACGGCACACGATCCCGCTcgattattgttgtatttttaaagataatttatcaataggtatatcagtcatgattcaaaataaaatattgcgtattaatatttgcaaattttacACTATATTTCGAGAAAAAAGCTGCCCACCATTCACTCTGGAGCGCATAGTCATATAGGTGCACACGCTTCCGAAGTCTGTCttacttatagtataataatatattgtacttgcTAAATTTACGATAAATCAGAGTAAATCTACTCATAACAATACCTAACATCTTAACTTGGagatgataaattgataataaatactatactataatataatacctacgcaCTTTCGTTTAATGCGATTTTTTGAAGTATCTTTTAAATTCAATTGTTACATTATTGTTTCTAAATACTTCTTATAAagtatactcatctcaaatttttaatatcaaaacatcATCATATAGAGCacggataatattatttgataatcggtatataattattatttattcaataatatcaaaaaatgaaacTGTATCGGAAATGCGGAATGTCTATTATTAGTATGGATATGTGGTACAGCTTAAGACAGAGACAGCGAATTTGTTTCTATTTCCTATCAGGTATTGCGATCTGAATTCGTCCGTAcacgtttatattttactatcgtCGTATGTACTATGCACGTATGTACgtataaatcaaaacaataacaaacaCATCATTGcatctattatagtattatgtatacctattagttaggtattagtttattacatacCTAGAACCTAGATTCTACGCGCTAATTGACAGGcggtttatgtatataatattataatgacgcaTGCGATAGGCGAAGGTTACCAACCGAAAACTACAATAGCGGTTAAAATAAGACGTATATCAgaatatattgctattaaatgtattagtattaaattaacacGTATTTGTGAAATCGGGAATTCGGAATAGTAAACGTTATACGTGTCTTACGTGCAAGGGCGCCAACAGAAATTTTCACCGGGGGTGGGGgcaaggtatatattatacataatcacaaaaacaaacaaaattttttttgccaataaatatttggcaaaaaattAGGGACACGACCCCTCCCCTGTGGGTGCCCTTGCCTACGCAAATCCAGCGAGTGCGGCGAAAAAACAAAACAGATCGCCGCATCGGACCGACTGCGGCGGAACTGTGCTGGTCAGAATAGAATTCGCACGCACTCACGTAGGACACACGAAATCCTATACTGTCTTGTAATATAGCTGTTCG
This portion of the Acyrthosiphon pisum isolate AL4f chromosome A1, pea_aphid_22Mar2018_4r6ur, whole genome shotgun sequence genome encodes:
- the LOC100164413 gene encoding sterol regulatory element-binding protein 2 isoform X1, with product MDSIGSMDPLDLPEDLDFADFDELLNKYNEKMPEVDTKLFTGDSILTEFDDPMSESTLLDFPPLDLSLIEPDIQMSPPQDTVSNVIDTPMISPSAMLKPCPKAPPLIKPNRKVIQKPIQPNYIIEQNVNKKIRYIQKPGMHTLLPVKSVGQIHLPSDQMKQVFFNAPLNASPTMVYTSTNGQPIILNNTAFVTTGIPVMIDSDMSSNNNIDVVSMKDEKPKSSHNVIERRYRTSINDKIMELKDMILGTEAKLNKSAILKKAIDYIKYLEMANEKLKDENKMFKLNISKNLDQSPSTLLQEEYNNPGSLTPPQSYISVSSPERSEGASSPEIVMSSHTILTNKSGKKGMADHSRLVLCVFMFVVVAFNPFGNLLPNSNISHSESWAEKVDGRTILNARTDPEMDDGTYQSYAFSLFIWTLNILMMIISLTCLLISDPMIYSDSEAYQEYMRMRKQAEDNLIKGNRKMAVLELSRCLDIFGRPILTSRKKLWASLIWQIIRQFLHQFKVVVLLKKWNNAVFKNVTNKYETLNTAKQLSEIYHLLHKLYLISETDWPIPNAHWGIGLYLGLSSINMAEAAGQQIISVEIFVQLYSTIALNFKTIIFKGAGFFTRYYLHKAQTQVLNYNRLPANLNWLTTDHGFRFFIDHNWVFTPSNATSSFTSLSDCNDPLSHLTRSFRETTLEKALQTLISPGTRQIVQAVGHTKQPTVTSDVLLYVQRIVESNLITKKPRIIGSSEVNVVEDEKVAWWGAIFAAGTYWILGEDNGIDLLDKHISNVPPSLLVDPLAQAVLAAYECRNKVQTMKPRILEHHCHEASKILSETLILLQTNKPQPIVIMTLLLACDWLLETRMLSWQEECKKMPAGYVNLEFLNLKSFQEDLTSLRKIAKFVPFATAKVFLYEATARLMAGASPTKTQQLFDRSLRNRSTRHFVICTKGKGEQSTVGLREHATALFMACKHLPMSLLSPPGIRAGMLAEAARTLEKIGDRKNLMQCYKLLKSITTNSSVTD
- the LOC100164413 gene encoding sterol regulatory element-binding protein 2 isoform X2, which translates into the protein MDSIGSMDPLDLPEDLDFADFDELLNKYNEKMPEVDTKLFTGDSILTEFDDPMSESTLLDFPPLDLSLIEPDIQMSPPQDTVSNVIDTPMISPSAMLKPCPKAPPLIKPNRKVIQKPIQPNYIIEQNVNKKIRYIQKPGMHTLLPVKSVGQIHLPSDQMKQVFFNAPLNASPTMVYTSTNGQPIILNNTAFVTTGIPVMIDSDMSSNNNIDVVSMKDEKPKSSHNVIERRYRTSINDKIMELKDMILGTEAKLNKSAILKKAIDYIKYLEMANEKLKDENKMFKLNISKNLDQSPSTLLQEEYNNPGSLTPPQSYISVSSPERSEGASSPEIVMSSHTILTNKSGKKGMADHSRLVLCVFMFVVVAFNPFGNLLPNSNISHSESWAEKVDGRTILNARTDPEMDDGTYQSYAFSLFIWTLNILMMIISLTCLLISDPMIYSDSEAYQEYMRMRKQAEDNLIKGNRKMAVLELSRCLDIFGRPILTSRKKLWASLIWQIIRQFLHQFKVVVLLKKWNNAVFKNVTNKYETLNTAKQLSEIYHLLHKLYLISETDWPIPNAHWGIGLYLGLSSINMAEAAGQQIISVEIFVQLYSTIALNFKTIIFKGAGFFTRYYLHKAQTQVLNYNRLPANLNWLTTDHGFRFFIDHNWVFTPSNATSSFTSLSDCNDPLSHLTRSFRETTLEKALQTLISPGTRQIVQAVGHTKQPTVTSDVLLYVQRIVESNLITKKPRIIGSSEVNVEDEKVAWWGAIFAAGTYWILGEDNGIDLLDKHISNVPPSLLVDPLAQAVLAAYECRNKVQTMKPRILEHHCHEASKILSETLILLQTNKPQPIVIMTLLLACDWLLETRMLSWQEECKKMPAGYVNLEFLNLKSFQEDLTSLRKIAKFVPFATAKVFLYEATARLMAGASPTKTQQLFDRSLRNRSTRHFVICTKGKGEQSTVGLREHATALFMACKHLPMSLLSPPGIRAGMLAEAARTLEKIGDRKNLMQCYKLLKSITTNSSVTD